In the Brachyhypopomus gauderio isolate BG-103 chromosome 4, BGAUD_0.2, whole genome shotgun sequence genome, one interval contains:
- the pikfyve gene encoding 1-phosphatidylinositol 3-phosphate 5-kinase isoform X8 has translation MTCSLRPGSVVFTKRGSVMAAEDKPTSASTLDCSSEPPLSPASPSHLTHFKPLTPDQDEPPLRSAYSSLVSLFRFNREEGRPPEAAESAGPSPQRERHNWSSPTLAAHGPTAHRKHSDLVRRPSAASDGRRKSETPLGGHDPRTAVQLRTALKRLKEIMEGRSQDSDLKQYWMPDSQCKECYDCNEKFTTFRRRHHCRLCGQIFCSRCCNQEIPGKFMGYTGDLRACTYCRKIALSYAHSADSGSLGEDLSALSDSPCSVCVLEPSEPRTPVGGRKASRNIFLEEDLAWQSLIHQESQNSGLSSRLSAVQEDLGKSPARKRSASVTNLSLDRSGSLVPTYDSSVSPQASRTTSKPDHSEEERKILLDSSQLKDLWKKICHSNTGMEFQDHRYWLRTYPNCIVGKELVNWLLRNGTISTRAQAIAIGQALVDGRWLDCLTHHDQIFRDEYALYRPLQSTEFSETPSPDTDSVNSVEGHSEPSWFKDIKFDDSDTEQLADDNDYITLNSASPSKRTSVSSFQSAVDSDSAASINLNVEQDNVNFHIKKQAKYPHVPPHPAEQRTEVLVSEDGGQNISISDAFIKESLFNRRVEEKAKEMLFTPLGWHHSSLDQLREENGEKKAMERLLSANHSHMMGLLQQLLYSESLSLSWRDIIVPVVRQVVQAVRPDVRGCDDDMDIRQLVHIKKIPGGKKFDSVVVNGFVCSKNVAHKKMNSYIKNPKILLLKCSIEYLYREETKFSCIDPIVLQEREFLKNYVQRIVDVRPNLVLVEKTVSRIAQDMLLEHGITLVINVKPQVLDRVSRMTQGDLVMSMDQLLTKPRLGTCHKFYLHSFQLPNNEMKTLMFFEGCPPQLGCTIKLRGASEYELARVKEIITMMVYVAYHSQLEISFLMDEFAMPPSLSKSTSFPCLLESTCGEEEKEPERGSQGSGTGDSEGPGELPSGEDLEPELQEILRGSSGQPSVSESSLKELESPKANRLDSSSSTLGGEGEEVKSSTPLSCATSQLPVSPPYLISDMEEEMKADAEELGGEEGTGPDTPLPPTPFFRDPLQDDTGLFVTEQVASTDDRLKSISACFKQELKDIILCVSPFVTFREPFLLTPAGLRCPSRDYFPEHVYLSPLLDKDFKELDGRRKRLLLKEPSSTATASTTSATTLTNGAPSQLRPVPVLPSHRLTTARLAEQLSGSQELACMLADYRARGGRLRQRNADPFANAAQANPSRAPAKADGEEEKGPGPGDVTWTNKLDCLNPVNHQRLCVLFSSSSSQSQNAPNPCVSPWIVTMEFYGKNDLTLGIFLERYCFRSSYQCPSMYCETPMVHHIRRFVHGSGCVQIVLKELDSPVPGYQHTILNYSWCRICKQVTPVVPLSNDSWSMSFAKYLELRFYGHQYTRRANAEPCGHSIHKDYHQYFSYNQMVASFSYIPVRLLEICLPPPKIFIRNQGPSKSGLQQDLKDFSQKVAQVYAAIDDRLTSLKTETFSKTREEKMEDLFAQKDMEEVELRSWLDKLQARLQASGGDSPQQLQVVLESLVMRKQSLCEALQSWNSRLQDLFQLEKGRKRLSVPPSPGRHRQTTADDSKTSILESSPRNPSPVIQNGEKEDRHLNTLPSGSGSSSLLQLPSPAEQCSELLTSGPSFTEQDSISIPEDVFDGHLLGSSDSQVKEKTIMKTILANLLPGNSYNPVPFPFDPDKHYLMQEHERVPIAVCEREPSSIIAFALSCKEYKNALEELSKTTLKPPGDDSSQTLGSGESRVKNSPARAVEGSSSQSGRSGVDADTLKETESGDKQKKQTGNPHIELQFSDSSAKFYCRIYYAEEFHKMRAEVMESTEEDFVRSLSHCVNWQARGGKSGAVFYATEDDRFILKQMPRLEVQSFLDFAPHYFTYITGAVQQKRPTALAKILGVYRIGYKNSQNNTEKKLDLLVMENLFYGRKMAQVFDLKGSLRNRNVKTEQGKESCEVVLLDENLLKLVRDNPLYIRSHCKAILRAAIHSDAYFLSSHLIIDYSLLVGRDDATGQLVVGIIDYIRTFTWDKKLEMVVKSTGILGGQGKMPTVVSPELYRSRFCEAMDKYFLMVPDHWTSLGVNC, from the exons ATGACCTGCTCACTGCGTCCGGGTTCAGTGGTTTTTACTAAGCG GGGCAGTGTCATGGCTGCTGAAGACAAGCCTACGTCCGCGTCCACGCTGGACTGCAGCTCTGAACCACCCTTGTCCCCTGCCAGTCCTTCCCACCTCACCCACTTCAAGCCGCTGACCCCAGATCAGGATGAGCCGCCCCTGCGCTCTGCTTACAGCTCTCTGGTCAGCCTCTTCCGCTTCAACAGAG AGGAGGGACGGCCTCCCGAAGCAGCCGAGTCGGCCGGGCCATCGCCCCAGAGAGAGCGCCACAACTGGTCCAGTCCCACCCTGGCAGCCCACGGCCCTACGGCACACCGCAAGCACTCAGACCTGGTCCGGCGGCCTTCCGCAGCCTCAG ATGGACGACGAAAGTCAGAAACTCCCCTGGGTGGCCACGACCCCAGGACAGCAGTTCAGCTCCGTACCGCCCTGAAGAGACTCAAGGAGATCATGGAGGGAAGGAGCCAG GACAGCGACCTGAAGCAGTACTGGATGCCGGACAGCCAGTGCAAGGAGTGCTACGACTGCAACGAGAAGTTCACCACCTTCCGCCGCCGTCACCACTGTCGCCTGTGTGGCCAGATCTTCTGCAGCCGCTGCTGCAACCAGGAGATTCCCGGCAAGTTCATGGGCTACACGG GAGACTTGCGAGCGTGTACCTACTGCCGTAAGATCGCGCTGAGCTACGCCCACTCTGCCGACTCGGGCAGCCTCGGGGAGGACCTGAGCGCCCTGTCCGACTCGCCCTGCTCCGTGTGCGTGCTGGAGCCCAGCGAGCCCCGCACGCCCGTCGGCGGCCGCAAGGCCAGCCGCAACATCTTCCTGGAGGAAGACCTCGCCTGGCAAAG TTTGATCCATCAGGAGTCTCAGAATAGTGGCCTCAGTTCTAGATTGTCGGCCGTGCAAGAAGACTTGGGCAAGTCGCCAGCTAGAAAGAG GTCAGCCAGTGTGACCAATTTGTCTCTGGACCGTTCTGGTTCCCTGGTTCCTACCTATGACAGCTCCGTCAGTCCCCAGGCCAGCAGAACCACGTCAAAACCCGACCACAGCGAAGAAGAACGCAAGATCCTTCTG GATTCGTCACAGTTAAAAGACCTGTGGAAGAAAATCTGCCACAGTAATACTGGGATGGAGTTCCAAGACCACCGCTACTGGCTACGCACTTACCCCAACTGCATTGTGGGTAAAGAGCTTGTCAACTGGCTCTTGCGAAATGGCACCATCTCTACTAG GGCTCAGGCTATAGCCATTGGACAAGCTCTGGTTGATGGGCGCTGGCTTGACTGTCTCACTCACCACGATCAGATTTTCCGTGATGAGTATGCTCTGTATCGCCCTCTTCAG AGCACGGAGTTCTCCGAGACTCCGTCCCCAGACACTGACAGCGTGAACTCCGTGGAGGGACACTCCGAACCATCGTGGTTCAAAGACATCAAGTTTGACGACAGCGACACGGAGCAGCTAGCTGACGACAACGATTATATAACGCTGA ACTCGGCTAGCCCCAGCAAGCGCACGTCGGTCAGCAGCTTTCAGTCAGCGGTGGACAGCGACTCCGCCGCCTCTATCAACCTGAACGTGGAGCAGGACAacgtcaacttccacatcaagAAGCAGGCCAAGTACCCCCACGTGCCCCCCCACCCAGCCGAGCAGAGAA CTGAAGTCCTGGTCTCGGAAGACGGGGGTCAGAATATATCCATCAGTGATGCCTTCATCAAAG AGTCTCTGTTCAATCGGCGTGTAGAGGAGAAGGCTAAGGAGATGCTCTTCACCCCCCTCGGGTGGCACCACAGCTCTCTGGACCAGCTGAGGGAGGAGAATGGGGAGAAGAAGGCCATGGAGAGACTTCT gtcgGCCAATCACAGCCACATGATGGGGCTTCTGCAGCAGTTGCTGTACAGCGAgtcgctgtccctgtcctggcGTGACATTATCGTGCCGGTGGTGCGGCAGGTGGTGCAGGCGGTTCGGCCCGACGTGCGCGGCTGCGACGATGACATGGACATACGCCAGCTGGTACACATCAAGAAG ATACCCGGCGGAAAGAAGTTCGACTCCGTTGTGGTGAACGGTTTTGTCTGCTCCAAGAACGTTGCTCACAAGAAG ATGAACTCTTACATCAAGAACCCCAAGATCCTTTTGCTGAAGTGTTCAATCGAGTACCTTTACAGAGAAGAGACAAAGTTCTCATGCATCGACCCAATTGTGCTACAG GAGCGAGAGTTTCTGAAGAACTACGTGCAGCGGATAGTGGATGTGCGTCCCAACCTGGTGCTGGTGGAGAAGACGGTGTCCCGCATCGCCCAAGACATGCTGCTGGAACACGGCATCACCCTGGTCATCAACGTCAAGCCC CAAGTGTTGGATAGAGTAAGCCGGATGACCCAAGGAGATCTAGTCATGTCTATGGATCAACTTTTGACAAAACCACGTTTGGGTACCTGCCACAAGTTCTACCTTCACTCCTTCCAACTACCCAACA ATGAGATGAAGACTCTCATGTTCTTTGAGGGTTGTCCTCCTCAGCTGGGCTGCACCATCAAGCTCCGTGGGGCCTCCGAGTACGAGCTGGCCCGGGTGAAGGAGATCATCACCATGATGGTCTATGTGGCCTACCACTCCCAGCTGGAGATCTCCTTCCTGATGGATGAGTTTGCCATGCCCCCGAGCCTCTCCAAGAGCACCTCCTTCCCCTGCCTGCTGGAGAGCACTTGTGGGGAAGAGGAGAAGGAGCCTGAGAGGGGAAGCCAGGGGAGTGGCACTGGAGACAGCGAGGGGCCTGGCGAGCTCCCCTCGGGAGAAGACTTGGAGCCCGAGCTCCAGGAGATCTTGAGAGGGTCCAGCGGTCAGCCTTCCGTCTCCGAGTCCTCCCTGAAGGAACTGGAAAGCCCCAAAGCGAACCGTCTGGACTCGTCCTCGTCCACGTTGGGGGGAGAAGGGGAAGAGGTGAAGTCCTCCACGCCGCTGTCCTGTGCCACGAGTCAGTTGCCCGTGTCCCCTCCTTACCTGATCTcagacatggaggaggagatgaaggcCGACGCAGAGGAGCtcggaggtgaggaggggacgGGCCCCGACACGCCGCTCCCTCCCACGCCGTTCTTCAGGGACCCTCTGCAGGACGACACGGGCCTCTTTGTGACCGAACAAGTGGCGTCCACCGACGACCGCCTCAAGTCCATCTCCGCCTGCTTCAAGCAGGAGCTGAAGGACATCATCCTGTGCGTCTCGCCCTTCGTCACCTTCCGCGAGCCCTTCCTCCTCACGCCGGCCGGCCTGCGCTGCCCGAGCCGCGACTACTTCCCCGAGCACGTCTACCTCTCGCCCCTCCTCGACAAGGACTTCAAGGAGCTCGACGGGCGTCGCAAGCGTCTCCTGCTGAAGGAGCCGTCCTCCACCGCCACCGCCAGCACCACCTCCGCCACCACCCTGACCAACGGGGCTCCGTCGCAGCTGCGGCCCGTCCCGGTCCTGCCCTCTCACCGACTCACCACCGCCCGCCTGGCCGAACAGCTGAGCGGCAGCCAGGAGCTGGCCTGCATGCTGGCCGACTACCGCGCCAGGGGAGGCCGCCTCCGGCAGCGAAACGCCGACCCGTTTGCCAACGCAGCGCAGGCTAACCCTTCCAGGGCTCCGGCGAAGGCGGACGGCGAGGAAGAGAAGGGCCCAGGGCCGGGTGACGTGACCTGGACCAACAAG CTGGACTGTCTGAATCCAGTAAACCATCAGCGACTCTGTGTACTGTTCAGTAGTTCATCATCCCAGTCTCAGAATGCTCCAAACCCCTGCGTCAGTCCTTG GATTGTGACTATGGAATTTTATGGAAAGAACGACCTGACGCTTGGAATCTTTCTGGAAAGATACTGCTTcag GTCCTCTTACCAGTGTCCCAGCATGTACTGCGAGACTCCCATGGTGCATCACATTCGGCGTTTCGTACATGGCAGCGGCTGCGTCCAGATCGTTCTGAAAGAGCTCGATTCCCCCGTGCCTGGATACCAACACACCATCCTCAACTACTCCTGGTGCCGAATCTGCAAGCAG GTGACACCAGTGGTCCCCTTGTCCAATGACTCGTGGTCCATGTCCTTCGCCAAGTACCTCGAGCTGCGTTTCTACGGCCACCAGTACACGCGCCGTGCCAACGCGGAACCCTGCGGtcactccatccacaaagactACCACCAGTACTTCTCCTACAACCAGATGGTGGCCTCCTTCAG CTACATCCCGGTGAGACTGTTGGAGATCTGCCTGCCTCCACCCAAGATCTTCATCAGGAACCAGGGCCCCAGCAAAAGCGGCCTGCAGCAGGACCTCAAAGACTTCTCTCAAAA ggtggCTCAGGTGTACGCGGCGATAGACGACCGCCTCACCTCCCTGAAGACGGAAACTTTCAGCAAGACCCGtgaggagaagatggaggaccTGTTTGCGCAGAAGGAC atggaggaggtggagctgcGCAGCTGGCTGGACAAGCTGCAGGCGCGTCTGCAGGCGTCGGGCGGAGACTCTCCGCAGCAGctgcaggtggtgttggagtCGCTGGTGATGAGGAAGCAGAGTCTGTGTGAGGCGCTGCAGTCCTGGAACAGCAG actgcAAGACCTGTTTCAGCTGGAGAAGGGCAGGAAACGATTGTCCGTTCCCCCCAGCCCcggcagacacagacagaccacCGCTGACGACAGCAAG ACGAGTATTCTGGAGTCCTCCCCCCGCAACCCCTCCCCCGTGATACAGAACGGTGAGAAAG AGGACCGTCATCTAAACACCCTGCCCTCGGGCTCCGGGTCGTCATCCTTACTTCAGCTACCATCGCCCGCAGAGCAGTGCTCAGAGCTGCTCACGTCTGGACCTTCCTTCACTGAGCAGGACTCCATCAGCATCCCTGAGG ACGTGTTCGATGGACACTTGCTTGGCTCCAGCGACAGTCAAGTGAAGGAGAAGACGATCATGAAAACCATCCTGGCCAACCTGCTACCCGGGAACAGTTACAACCCTGTTCCTTTCCCGTT TGATCCCGACAAGCACTATCTGATGCAAGAGCACGAGCGTGTGCCCATCgcggtgtgtgagagagagcccAGCTCCATCATTGCCTTCGCCCTCAG CTGCAAGGAATACAAGAACGCACTGGAGGAGCTTTCTAAGACCACACTCAAGCCCCCCGGGGACGACAGCAGCCAGACCCTCGG CTCCGGAGAGAGCCGGGTGAAAAACAGCCCCGCCAGGGCCGTGGAGGGCAGCAGCTCCCAGTCGGGACGCAGCGGCGTGGACGCCGACACCCTCA aGGAGACCGAGAGTGGTGATAAACAAAAGAAGCAAACTGGGAACCCACACATTGAATTGC AGTTTTCAGACAGCAGTGCCAAGTTCTACTGCCGCATCTACTACGCGGAGGAGTTCCATAAGATGCGTGCTGAGGTGATGGAGAGCACGGAGGAAGACTTTGTGCGATCGCTCTCGCACTGCGTCAACTGGCAGGCTCGAGGCGGCAAGTCGGGGGCCGTCTTCTACGCCACTGAag ATGATCGCTTCATCCTGAAGCAGATGCCCAGGCTGGAGGTGCAGTCCTTCCTGGACTTTGCTCCCCACTATTTCACCTACATCACTGGTGCGGTTCAGCAGAAG CGGCCAACCGCCCTTGCTAAGATTCTGGGAGTCTACCGCATTGGCTACAAGAACTCCCAGAACAACACGGAGAAGAAGCTCGATCTGCTCGTGATGGAGAACCTCTTCTATGGACGGAAGATGGCACAG gTGTTCGACCTGAAGGGCTCGCTGAGGAACCGTAACGTGAAGACGGAGCAGGGCAAGGAGAGCTGTGAGGTGGTGCTGCTGGACGAGAACCTGCTCAAGCTGGTGCGAGACAACCCGCTGTACATCCGCTCCCACTGCAAGGCCATCCTGCGAGCCGCCATTCACAGCGACGCCTACTTCCTGTCCAGCCACCTCATCATCGACTACTCGCTGTTGGTGGGCCGCGACGACGCTACCGGGCAGCTCGTCGTGGGGATCATAG ATTACATCAGGACGTTCACATGGGACAAGAAGTTGGAGATGGTGGTGAAGTCCACGGGGATTCTGGGAGGGCAAG GTAAAATGCCCACGGTGGTGTCGCCGGAGCTGTACCGCAGCCGCTTCTGTGAGGCTATGGACAAATACTTCCTCATGGTCCCCGACCACTGGACAAGCTTGGGAGTGAACTGCTGA